One genomic region from Fictibacillus marinisediminis encodes:
- a CDS encoding response regulator transcription factor — MIHILIVDDDPHIRELLQHHLQLEGYAVHLAQDGEEASLLLQSKQMHLAVVDVMMPHKDGYQLCEEIRRYYDFPVILLTAKDQLLDKEKGFTVGTDDYMTKPFEPKELIFRMKALLRRYQMVNAEKITLNQTIIDRKSYEVYCSGTLLMLPMKEFELLSQLANYPGRIFTREELIHLIWGSDFAGDDRTVDVHIKRLRERFASRTDDFTIKTVRGVGYKLEAAKK, encoded by the coding sequence ATGATACATATTCTAATAGTGGATGATGATCCTCATATTCGCGAACTGCTGCAGCACCACCTGCAGCTTGAAGGGTACGCCGTCCATCTGGCACAGGATGGCGAAGAAGCTTCTTTATTGCTTCAATCCAAACAGATGCACCTGGCTGTTGTGGACGTGATGATGCCCCATAAAGATGGGTACCAGTTGTGTGAGGAGATAAGAAGATATTACGACTTCCCGGTCATACTGCTGACGGCCAAAGACCAGCTGCTCGATAAAGAAAAAGGATTTACGGTGGGTACGGACGACTATATGACAAAGCCCTTTGAACCCAAAGAATTGATCTTCCGTATGAAAGCCCTTCTGCGCCGTTATCAAATGGTCAATGCCGAAAAGATAACCTTAAACCAAACGATCATAGACCGGAAAAGTTATGAAGTGTATTGCAGTGGAACGCTGCTCATGCTGCCCATGAAAGAATTTGAACTCCTGTCACAGCTGGCAAATTATCCGGGACGTATTTTTACGAGAGAGGAACTGATCCACCTGATCTGGGGTTCTGATTTTGCAGGGGATGACCGAACGGTCGATGTCCATATTAAACGGCTGCGCGAACGTTTTGCTTCAAGAACTGACGACTTTACGATCAAAACGGTTCGGGGTGTAGGCTATAAATTGGAGGCTGCTAAGAAATGA
- a CDS encoding general stress protein, translated as MGKHVIGVYESEEAVVSAVQQLQLRGYDTDEISVVTNHDHYTDTVETITGATVDNVNEEPHKESFLDKLKAAFMDDEYTNSKNSLGERLSDYGIPDREAASYASDVESGKILLLVDSDRDLATDESDALNPTNAGIDYGTFRIATDVEDTRDGYSARNTTDNNHRDRDFRRDADVMDNTERPLRANSDLTDDTDRELYPDEDVRNEADRDFRDRTRRTPRNSDEDKLF; from the coding sequence ATGGGCAAGCATGTCATAGGTGTATATGAATCTGAAGAAGCGGTCGTAAGTGCTGTACAGCAATTGCAATTGAGAGGATATGACACAGATGAGATCTCCGTAGTAACGAATCATGATCATTATACGGATACCGTCGAAACAATAACCGGTGCAACGGTTGACAATGTGAATGAAGAACCTCATAAAGAGTCTTTCTTGGACAAACTGAAAGCTGCGTTTATGGATGATGAGTACACGAACAGCAAGAATAGCCTGGGCGAAAGACTATCGGATTATGGAATACCTGACCGGGAAGCTGCATCCTATGCTTCTGACGTAGAATCAGGAAAAATTTTGTTGCTGGTTGATTCAGACCGTGATCTTGCAACGGATGAATCAGATGCCTTAAATCCTACGAATGCTGGGATTGATTATGGAACATTTAGGATAGCTACGGATGTGGAAGATACCAGAGATGGATACTCTGCAAGGAACACTACTGACAATAACCATCGTGACAGAGACTTTCGAAGAGATGCTGATGTAATGGATAACACTGAGCGGCCTCTCCGGGCAAACTCGGATCTTACGGATGATACAGACCGAGAGTTATACCCAGATGAAGATGTAAGGAATGAGGCAGACCGCGACTTTAGAGACCGGACAAGACGGACACCAAGAAACTCGGACGAAGATAAATTGTTTTAA
- a CDS encoding sensor histidine kinase, with protein MKTLYVRIVVTTIAVMMISSLLAFVISNAYYQKSLKPFNDKKVTRIAEETVDYYEKNPQSKLNDYLDHIGHTGYQIYLVDQQHHESFFGGTFRKKEMDPAIVKRVLNGTVYHGIAQFPSTPFVTGFFDNVLKNTIGMPLEASGKQYALFIRPNIELQFGEMRIFFSVILLLTILLSIILVGISTRYLVKPIIKLTEATKKIATGNYNIKLNEKRKDEIGSLATNFSEMAKSLEQLEEMRQEFVSNVSHEIQSPLASIKGFAQTLQNDELALDQRNRYLSIIEKESTRLSQLSKQLLVLASLEKEEAIIEKSTFDVAAQIKEILVMTEWSWREKELAIEMELPSTFIYGDKKLLHQVWTNLITNSIKFTEPGGTISIRLKKQDRNCRISISDTGIGISEKDKLSIFNRFYKADKSRERKEGSSGLGLSIVKKITDLHNGEIKAESEPGKGTTFHVRIPRM; from the coding sequence ATGAAGACTCTTTACGTACGAATCGTAGTGACCACCATCGCGGTTATGATGATCAGCAGTCTCCTTGCTTTTGTGATCTCCAATGCTTATTATCAGAAAAGCTTAAAGCCCTTTAATGATAAAAAAGTGACCAGGATTGCAGAAGAAACTGTAGACTATTACGAAAAAAATCCACAGTCGAAACTCAATGATTATCTGGATCACATCGGTCATACCGGGTACCAGATTTACTTGGTAGATCAGCAGCATCATGAATCGTTTTTTGGAGGAACCTTTAGGAAAAAGGAAATGGATCCAGCCATCGTAAAACGTGTGCTGAATGGAACAGTCTATCACGGGATTGCACAATTTCCTTCCACGCCATTTGTGACAGGCTTTTTCGATAATGTCCTGAAAAATACGATCGGCATGCCGCTGGAAGCTTCCGGAAAACAATACGCTCTGTTCATCCGGCCAAACATTGAGCTCCAATTCGGCGAGATGAGGATCTTTTTTTCCGTGATCTTATTGCTGACGATCCTGCTCAGCATTATCCTCGTCGGAATCAGCACACGCTATCTGGTAAAACCGATCATCAAGCTAACCGAGGCAACCAAAAAGATTGCAACCGGCAACTACAACATCAAATTAAATGAAAAGCGGAAGGATGAAATCGGCAGTTTAGCGACCAATTTCTCCGAGATGGCGAAGAGTCTTGAACAGTTGGAAGAGATGAGGCAGGAGTTTGTTTCAAACGTTTCCCATGAGATCCAGTCACCGCTTGCGTCGATCAAAGGATTTGCCCAGACTCTCCAAAACGATGAACTGGCATTGGATCAACGAAATCGATATTTATCCATCATTGAAAAAGAGAGTACCCGGCTGTCACAGTTGAGCAAACAGCTCCTCGTGCTCGCTTCCCTTGAAAAAGAAGAAGCCATCATTGAGAAAAGCACGTTTGATGTGGCTGCTCAGATCAAGGAGATCTTGGTCATGACGGAATGGAGCTGGCGCGAGAAGGAGTTAGCGATTGAGATGGAACTGCCTTCGACCTTTATCTATGGAGATAAAAAGCTTCTGCATCAAGTATGGACGAACTTGATTACCAACAGCATTAAGTTTACCGAGCCAGGCGGAACGATCTCCATTCGTCTCAAAAAGCAAGATCGAAATTGCCGCATCTCGATTTCTGATACAGGGATCGGTATTTCAGAGAAAGACAAGCTCAGCATTTTCAACCGTTTTTATAAAGCGGACAAGTCGAGAGAGAGGAAAGAAGGAAGCAGCGGATTAGGGTTATCGATCGTTAAAAAGATTACCGATCTGCATAACGGTGAGATTAAAGCAGAAAGCGAACCTGGCAAGGGTACGACCTTTCATGTCCGGATTCCAAGAATGTAA
- a CDS encoding SgrR family transcriptional regulator produces MQLQEHYLTLKQHYRDTGIHLPLSVTLEEISSVLFCSKRNANFLLNKMVDQEWVSWLPGRGRGNRSSLAFLIEQNSFLMELAKEKVVKGDLSQAQQLLHNYELDAAYQQEFNVWVQQQLGYHLEQKENIAIDVLRFPFYREIKDIDPAYVNRRTEAHMIQQIFDTLLVYNGTSGKLEPHLCHHWRSDESLMVWTFFLRKGILFHHGKLLTAEDVKYTIERIHDPINGSPHRWMMEKIQSITVVHDYELRIELSEPNGLFDYYFSTERLSIVPRDFELLSNYKREPVGSGPFMVESNDESQLQLTAHAHYFKERPFLDRIEIWVWPDYDGEKMLFVPPGEMKYVPHPIVASEVEAHYKALDHIEKGATYLMFNLKKGGPHSSFLFRKAIEQAVDSQDLIEKLGGKRMLPAAGFLPARSIESQRTPSKSEAKRLLIDTEYKGEPLKLYTYEMRSNELNAEWVKEQLASVGVEIEIVVVPIEELKKAEVMREADLILSGEVLADPVELALLDMYEVGNSFISSLMDDDLRAEKDQMIQQVFKATTMDERMQRFYELEDLLKQRHALLFLYHSKQSILHHQSLQGVTLNTLGWADYKDLWIERVKV; encoded by the coding sequence ATGCAGCTGCAGGAGCATTACCTCACTTTAAAACAACATTACAGAGATACGGGGATCCATCTGCCGCTTTCGGTCACACTGGAGGAGATCAGTTCGGTACTTTTTTGCTCCAAGCGAAATGCAAACTTTCTCCTGAACAAGATGGTGGATCAGGAGTGGGTGAGCTGGTTGCCAGGCAGGGGGCGGGGGAATCGTTCGTCTCTCGCTTTTTTAATAGAGCAGAATTCCTTTCTGATGGAGCTGGCAAAAGAGAAGGTAGTGAAGGGTGACTTAAGTCAGGCTCAGCAACTTTTACATAACTATGAACTGGATGCAGCGTATCAGCAGGAATTCAATGTGTGGGTACAGCAGCAGTTAGGCTATCATCTGGAACAGAAGGAGAACATCGCGATTGACGTGCTGCGGTTCCCGTTCTATAGGGAGATCAAAGACATTGATCCGGCGTATGTGAATCGGCGGACAGAAGCACATATGATTCAGCAGATTTTTGATACCCTTCTTGTCTATAACGGTACTTCAGGTAAACTCGAACCACACCTTTGCCATCATTGGCGCAGTGATGAGTCGCTGATGGTCTGGACGTTCTTCCTGCGGAAAGGAATTCTGTTTCATCACGGGAAGCTACTAACAGCTGAAGACGTTAAATACACCATCGAGCGAATTCACGATCCTATTAACGGTTCCCCACATCGATGGATGATGGAGAAGATTCAATCTATCACGGTTGTTCATGATTATGAACTAAGAATTGAACTGTCCGAGCCGAATGGCCTTTTTGATTATTATTTTAGTACGGAACGGCTTTCCATCGTGCCGCGTGATTTTGAATTGTTGTCTAACTATAAACGAGAGCCGGTTGGGAGTGGTCCATTTATGGTGGAGAGCAATGACGAGTCACAGCTTCAGCTTACTGCACATGCGCACTACTTTAAGGAACGGCCTTTTTTAGACCGGATTGAAATTTGGGTATGGCCAGATTATGACGGGGAGAAGATGTTGTTCGTTCCTCCAGGTGAGATGAAATATGTGCCGCATCCTATAGTCGCTAGTGAAGTTGAGGCGCACTACAAGGCACTCGATCATATTGAAAAAGGAGCGACCTACCTGATGTTCAACCTGAAAAAAGGAGGGCCGCATTCTTCGTTTCTTTTCCGTAAAGCGATCGAGCAAGCTGTTGATTCCCAAGACTTGATTGAAAAACTGGGTGGGAAGAGGATGCTGCCGGCAGCAGGTTTTCTCCCAGCACGTTCAATAGAATCGCAGAGAACACCATCAAAGTCTGAAGCGAAACGCCTCCTTATTGATACCGAATACAAAGGTGAACCTTTAAAGCTATATACCTATGAAATGAGATCCAACGAATTAAACGCAGAGTGGGTAAAAGAGCAGCTTGCCAGTGTGGGAGTGGAGATAGAGATTGTGGTTGTACCCATCGAGGAATTGAAAAAAGCAGAAGTGATGCGGGAGGCCGATCTTATCCTGTCAGGTGAGGTCCTTGCCGATCCTGTGGAATTAGCTCTGCTCGATATGTATGAAGTGGGCAATTCCTTTATCAGCTCTTTGATGGATGACGACCTTCGTGCAGAAAAGGACCAGATGATCCAGCAAGTATTTAAAGCCACTACAATGGATGAAAGAATGCAGCGATTTTACGAATTGGAAGATTTGCTGAAACAGCGCCATGCTCTCCTATTCCTCTACCATTCAAAACAGAGCATTCTCCACCATCAATCATTGCAGGGTGTAACGCTCAACACATTGGGTTGGGCGGATTATAAAGATCTATGGATTGAGAGAGTAAAAGTATAG
- a CDS encoding polysaccharide deacetylase family protein, whose amino-acid sequence MFKKFTGLLAGFLVSQLAVNHCAFAASYTVQTGDTIKKISDRYKTSTDRVVNLNKLFTADLDQGQRVEIPNPIQHIVKEGDTLYKLSVQYGVSTTQMKRANPQIINDQRIYPGQIIKVPMKNQPGYYMGNTSKKEIALTFDDGPDNRYTPQILKILKEKGVKATFFVVGERAKKYPERLKQIDREGHAIGNHTWNHPNITQLTDQELEKTVQSTSTEIEKITGVKTNLFRPPFGEMNDHQLAMLNHRHYHSILWTADTKDWDGTSAKEIVSSVNKNASPGVIVLQHSYHESGKFETVKALPQIIDQLRAKGYKFVTVPILIGEN is encoded by the coding sequence ATGTTTAAAAAATTTACCGGTTTATTAGCAGGATTCCTAGTTAGTCAGCTTGCGGTTAACCACTGTGCATTTGCTGCATCCTATACCGTGCAAACGGGAGATACCATCAAGAAGATCTCAGACAGGTATAAAACGTCTACGGATAGAGTGGTAAACCTGAATAAATTATTTACGGCTGATCTGGATCAAGGACAACGTGTAGAGATTCCTAATCCAATTCAGCACATTGTAAAAGAAGGAGATACACTCTATAAACTCTCCGTTCAATATGGTGTTTCTACAACGCAAATGAAACGAGCAAATCCACAAATTATAAATGATCAAAGGATCTATCCGGGACAAATCATTAAGGTGCCTATGAAAAATCAACCCGGTTACTATATGGGTAATACAAGTAAGAAGGAAATTGCCCTTACTTTTGATGACGGACCGGATAATCGGTATACTCCACAAATTCTAAAAATCTTAAAAGAAAAAGGGGTTAAAGCAACTTTCTTTGTGGTTGGAGAGAGGGCAAAGAAATATCCCGAGAGACTTAAACAAATTGACAGAGAAGGACATGCTATTGGCAATCATACTTGGAATCACCCGAACATCACACAGCTTACAGACCAGGAATTAGAGAAAACGGTACAGTCTACAAGTACAGAAATTGAAAAAATTACAGGTGTCAAAACAAATTTATTCCGTCCGCCGTTCGGTGAAATGAACGATCACCAGCTAGCCATGCTTAATCATCGTCACTATCATTCGATTTTGTGGACTGCAGATACCAAGGATTGGGATGGGACATCGGCTAAAGAAATTGTATCGTCAGTAAACAAGAATGCGAGCCCTGGAGTCATTGTTCTTCAACATTCCTATCATGAATCCGGGAAATTCGAAACGGTGAAAGCTTTGCCCCAGATCATTGATCAATTACGTGCAAAAGGATATAAATTTGTTACCGTTCCAATACTTATAGGCGAAAATTGA
- a CDS encoding ABC transporter ATP-binding protein, with amino-acid sequence MMENKLVLENISKTFGDGDKQVNVLKEISLEVKAGEFVAVVGPSGSGKSTFLSIAGALLAPTSGRIVIGDEDISTLPVKQLNDIRLHKIGFVFQSANLIPYLKVRDQLLLIPELENKSSKEAGKKADELLERLGLLHRRNHFPEQLSGGERQRVAIARAWMNDPEIILADEPTASLDSERGRTVVQMLADEVKLRDKAAIMVTHDQRMLDLCDRVVYMEDGNLLPRPSI; translated from the coding sequence ATGATGGAAAACAAACTGGTATTGGAAAACATCAGTAAAACATTTGGAGATGGAGATAAACAAGTCAATGTCTTAAAAGAGATATCATTAGAAGTGAAGGCGGGAGAATTTGTCGCAGTGGTCGGGCCTTCCGGTTCGGGTAAAAGCACGTTCCTGTCCATCGCCGGAGCACTATTAGCGCCTACGAGCGGACGCATCGTGATCGGGGATGAGGATATCAGCACTTTGCCGGTCAAACAATTGAATGATATCCGGCTGCATAAGATTGGCTTCGTGTTTCAGTCCGCCAACCTTATCCCGTATTTAAAAGTTAGAGACCAGCTCTTGTTGATTCCGGAACTGGAAAATAAATCGTCAAAAGAGGCAGGGAAAAAAGCGGATGAGCTTCTTGAACGGCTCGGTCTGCTTCATCGAAGAAATCATTTTCCAGAGCAGCTGTCCGGCGGAGAACGCCAGCGTGTGGCCATTGCCCGGGCATGGATGAACGATCCAGAGATCATCTTGGCAGATGAACCGACGGCGAGCCTGGATTCCGAGCGTGGCCGCACCGTTGTTCAAATGCTGGCGGATGAGGTGAAGCTAAGAGATAAAGCGGCGATAATGGTGACGCATGATCAGCGGATGCTGGATTTATGCGACAGGGTCGTCTATATGGAGGACGGGAACCTTTTACCACGTCCTTCAATTTAA
- a CDS encoding DUF2785 domain-containing protein translates to MKSVANTAFMNEEELKNKLAELKNGEKSWEEEDKSYIVQSMMEHLGSVDSDLRDELIYDMFCKLIIDNQLEHEVLSGLLTQCLSESFLFKGLGEEGADTVFKRSFSALVTALILYKDNQESFLSSETIHEGAKGLLKCLKEEKDYRGLVDGKGWAHSIAHIADAVDEVVKNSKCSKEVFPEILDALWGKVLISNYVYIHNEDERIITPILALLENGLAVEEVKTRVEQMPQHLIEQKEQLAEKDYYVLKANSKNFLKSFYVQLADHESLSALQESVLQHLKQI, encoded by the coding sequence ATGAAAAGTGTTGCGAATACCGCTTTCATGAACGAGGAAGAGCTAAAGAACAAGCTGGCCGAATTAAAAAATGGTGAGAAATCATGGGAAGAAGAAGATAAGAGTTATATCGTACAATCCATGATGGAGCATCTCGGCTCAGTTGACTCAGATTTAAGGGATGAGCTCATCTATGACATGTTTTGCAAATTGATCATCGATAACCAGCTGGAACATGAAGTGCTGAGCGGTCTCCTAACACAATGTTTAAGTGAGTCCTTTTTATTTAAAGGATTGGGTGAAGAGGGAGCAGATACCGTCTTTAAAAGGTCCTTTTCTGCATTAGTGACCGCCCTTATCCTGTATAAGGATAACCAGGAAAGCTTTTTGTCTTCTGAAACGATCCATGAAGGTGCTAAAGGCTTATTGAAATGCCTTAAAGAGGAGAAGGACTATCGCGGATTGGTCGATGGAAAAGGGTGGGCACATAGCATTGCACACATCGCGGACGCAGTGGATGAGGTTGTGAAGAACTCAAAATGTAGCAAAGAAGTTTTTCCTGAAATCCTGGATGCATTATGGGGTAAAGTACTAATCTCTAACTATGTCTACATCCACAATGAAGACGAGCGGATCATCACACCGATCCTAGCATTATTGGAGAACGGCCTAGCCGTTGAAGAGGTTAAAACACGAGTGGAACAAATGCCACAGCACCTAATCGAGCAAAAAGAACAACTGGCTGAAAAGGATTATTATGTTTTAAAAGCGAATAGCAAGAATTTCTTGAAAAGCTTTTACGTTCAACTGGCGGATCATGAAAGTTTATCTGCTCTTCAGGAGTCCGTTCTACAACATTTAAAACAAATATAG
- a CDS encoding MFS transporter, with protein MEMEKVVQMPAAEKPVLWKNKNFMLLFITGLIFSVGGKIYELALPLILYDFTHSSVAMSNMRAIEFLPNLLLAMFIGVLVDRVNKKHWSLWTIGIQSVVLFGLFLALQMGYHSLPLFYVCGFLLMTCSYAFFNARYSMVKQVLPNELLTPANASFSFVTTLIGIMGPAITGFILMLSSLHDGLLLTSVAFFVTFLLLLKLDHKEVVVRKKQHFLEDLKEGWIALRENRRLWLITILVVFINSTSGMVDTMIVFFAKDELRLTTSELGLTLSFAGVGGLAGSSMVSILRRKVKLGKLLGLTTFGSGLGYFILFLAHTPLLLATGLFFEGLFGTISSVCIWTFRQETTPQHLIGRIGGLTGSIFKLGMPIAIVAAGWIAKFSHPGTVFWIAALANVLIFLAYWRSSLWRV; from the coding sequence ATGGAGATGGAAAAGGTCGTTCAGATGCCGGCTGCAGAAAAGCCGGTGTTATGGAAAAATAAGAATTTTATGCTGTTGTTTATTACAGGACTCATCTTTTCGGTCGGAGGGAAGATCTATGAGCTTGCTCTTCCCCTCATTTTATATGATTTCACCCATTCATCGGTGGCGATGTCGAACATGAGGGCCATCGAATTTTTGCCAAATCTGCTGCTGGCCATGTTCATCGGAGTGCTCGTCGACCGGGTGAACAAGAAACATTGGTCTCTTTGGACGATCGGCATCCAGAGTGTCGTTTTATTCGGATTGTTCTTGGCCCTGCAGATGGGATATCATTCTTTACCGCTCTTTTATGTATGTGGTTTCCTGCTTATGACATGCAGCTACGCGTTCTTTAATGCCCGCTACAGTATGGTCAAACAGGTGCTTCCGAACGAACTGCTCACACCGGCCAATGCCTCGTTTTCGTTCGTGACAACACTGATCGGTATTATGGGGCCAGCGATTACAGGGTTTATCTTGATGCTGTCGAGTCTTCATGATGGACTGCTGCTTACATCTGTTGCCTTTTTCGTCACTTTTTTATTATTGTTGAAGCTTGATCATAAGGAAGTGGTTGTTCGAAAAAAGCAGCACTTTCTCGAGGATTTAAAAGAAGGGTGGATAGCTCTCCGCGAAAATCGGCGGCTTTGGCTCATTACTATTCTTGTTGTTTTTATCAATTCTACCTCTGGTATGGTCGACACGATGATTGTCTTTTTTGCCAAGGATGAATTGAGACTGACCACATCAGAGCTTGGATTAACCCTTTCCTTTGCAGGGGTGGGCGGCTTGGCGGGCAGCAGTATGGTCAGTATTTTGAGGAGAAAAGTGAAGCTCGGCAAACTGCTTGGTTTGACGACATTTGGCTCAGGTTTGGGGTACTTTATCTTATTTCTTGCTCATACCCCTCTTCTGCTTGCGACAGGTTTGTTTTTTGAAGGGTTGTTTGGAACGATATCCTCGGTATGCATCTGGACGTTCAGGCAGGAGACGACACCTCAGCACCTCATCGGCCGGATCGGCGGCCTTACCGGATCCATCTTTAAGCTCGGGATGCCGATTGCCATTGTTGCCGCCGGCTGGATCGCGAAGTTTTCGCATCCCGGTACCGTCTTTTGGATTGCTGCACTGGCAAATGTTCTTATCTTTTTAGCATATTGGAGATCGTCCTTATGGCGGGTATAA
- a CDS encoding ABC transporter permease, translated as MFLALREIKHAKIRYLLIGLIMVLISFLVLFVSGLAKGLSSDNASSIQRMNANYIVLDKESDLRLNRSQLSEKKLRDIASYADRNQVTPLTIQMTTVKKEGSSPKLDSTVFAVDPTSFLAPSAVEGKPLQQAQINEAVGDLSLKEDGFQIGDRITEETSGRVVTLIGFTKDQSYSHSPVLHLSLKTWKAMHTGKQDSQHIYNAAALNVNKNEAEQIENHVQGTEVISKGEVLKSIPGYKEEQGSLLMMIIFLFVIAAFVLSVFFYVITLQKVNQFGVLKAIGAKSGYLSRTVVYQVLSLTMVSLIISIILTFTVANLLPAGMPFLLSIPLITGCSILFLTVSVIGSLISLYQVIKIDAVEAIGRAA; from the coding sequence ATGTTTCTCGCACTAAGAGAGATAAAGCATGCGAAAATACGTTATTTGTTAATCGGTCTGATTATGGTGCTGATCTCCTTTCTTGTCCTTTTTGTCTCAGGACTCGCAAAGGGGCTGTCATCAGATAACGCCTCATCCATTCAAAGGATGAACGCAAATTATATCGTTCTGGATAAGGAGTCAGATCTGCGTCTGAACCGTTCGCAGCTTTCGGAAAAGAAACTGAGGGATATTGCAAGCTATGCTGATCGAAATCAGGTGACCCCACTCACTATACAAATGACCACCGTAAAGAAAGAGGGATCCTCCCCAAAATTAGATAGTACGGTTTTTGCAGTTGATCCAACGAGCTTTCTCGCACCTTCAGCAGTTGAAGGAAAACCGCTGCAGCAGGCCCAAATAAACGAAGCTGTAGGCGATTTGTCATTAAAAGAGGATGGATTTCAAATTGGTGATCGAATAACAGAGGAAACTTCCGGAAGAGTAGTAACTCTTATCGGGTTTACGAAGGATCAGTCATATAGCCACTCTCCGGTACTTCACCTCTCGTTAAAAACCTGGAAAGCTATGCATACAGGCAAGCAAGATTCACAGCACATATATAATGCAGCGGCACTGAACGTAAATAAGAACGAGGCAGAACAAATCGAGAACCATGTTCAAGGAACAGAAGTGATCTCAAAAGGGGAAGTCTTAAAAAGTATCCCTGGGTACAAGGAAGAACAAGGCTCTCTGCTCATGATGATCATCTTCCTATTTGTAATCGCTGCTTTTGTGCTGAGCGTGTTCTTTTATGTCATCACGCTTCAAAAAGTAAATCAGTTTGGGGTTCTAAAAGCGATTGGCGCAAAATCCGGATATCTTTCACGTACCGTGGTTTATCAAGTGCTGTCTCTTACGATGGTAAGTCTCATCATAAGCATCATTCTTACGTTTACGGTGGCTAACCTATTACCCGCCGGTATGCCGTTTCTACTGAGTATTCCGCTGATCACGGGCTGCTCGATTCTCTTTTTAACCGTCTCCGTTATCGGCTCCCTTATCTCACTTTATCAGGTCATTAAAATTGATGCCGTAGAAGCCATAGGGAGGGCAGCATGA
- a CDS encoding VOC family protein yields MIVGLYPYLVTNGNGQEAVKFYEKALNAKVLSVQTFGDQPENPEYPVPAEAKDRVMNAHLKVGDHDLMLSDTFPGMPYETGDQVTVAITIDSVETSKEVFDKLKEGGQVIMELQETFWSPSYGQLKDKFGVTWQISTLGK; encoded by the coding sequence ATGATCGTAGGGCTGTATCCTTATTTAGTAACGAATGGAAATGGACAAGAAGCGGTTAAGTTTTATGAAAAGGCATTGAATGCAAAGGTTTTATCTGTACAAACTTTTGGCGACCAGCCGGAGAATCCGGAATATCCTGTTCCTGCAGAAGCTAAAGACCGTGTAATGAATGCCCATTTAAAAGTGGGAGATCATGACTTGATGCTTTCTGATACATTCCCAGGGATGCCCTATGAAACTGGAGACCAAGTAACAGTAGCAATCACGATTGACAGTGTTGAAACATCAAAAGAAGTTTTTGATAAATTAAAAGAAGGCGGCCAAGTAATCATGGAGCTGCAAGAAACCTTCTGGAGCCCATCTTATGGCCAGCTGAAAGATAAATTCGGTGTAACGTGGCAAATTTCAACATTAGGAAAATAA